A region from the Mycolicibacterium phlei genome encodes:
- a CDS encoding SDR family NAD(P)-dependent oxidoreductase produces the protein MTARVALVTGAARGQGAAIVRRLCADGYRVAACDVLADELRASVAEFGDAALAVDLDVTSADQWAAAVAATVERFGALTALVNNAGVLHRTPLAEETAEGFERSWRVNCLGPFLGIQATLPHLRAADGAAVVNTCSTGAIRPFPNHGAYGSSKWALRGLTQIAAAELAADGIRVNAVFPGPIATPMLDDATQNRLTATFGRLGQPGEVADAVAYLLSEHASFVTGAELVVDGGQCLRIG, from the coding sequence ATGACCGCACGGGTCGCGTTGGTCACGGGTGCCGCCCGCGGGCAGGGGGCGGCGATCGTGCGGCGGCTGTGCGCCGACGGGTACCGCGTCGCCGCGTGCGATGTGCTGGCCGACGAACTGCGGGCCTCCGTCGCGGAGTTCGGCGACGCGGCGCTGGCCGTCGACCTCGACGTGACGTCGGCAGACCAGTGGGCCGCCGCGGTGGCCGCGACCGTCGAGCGGTTCGGCGCGCTCACCGCCCTGGTGAACAACGCCGGTGTGCTGCACCGCACCCCGCTGGCCGAGGAGACCGCCGAGGGTTTCGAGCGCAGCTGGCGGGTCAACTGTCTGGGCCCATTCCTGGGGATCCAGGCCACGCTGCCGCACCTGCGTGCCGCCGACGGAGCGGCCGTCGTCAACACCTGCAGCACCGGGGCGATACGGCCGTTCCCGAACCACGGCGCCTACGGCTCGTCGAAGTGGGCGCTGCGCGGGCTGACCCAGATCGCGGCGGCCGAGTTGGCGGCCGACGGCATCCGCGTCAACGCGGTGTTCCCGGGCCCGATCGCCACACCGATGCTCGACGACGCCACCCAGAACAGGCTGACCGCCACCTTCGGCCGGCTCGGGCAACCCGGCGAGGTAGCCGACGCCGTCGCCTACCTGCTGTCGGAGCACGCGTCGTTCGTCACCGGCGCCGAACTCGTCGTCGACGGAGGGCAATGTCTACGAATCGGATGA
- a CDS encoding SMP-30/gluconolactonase/LRE family protein → MILSPLAKGFCFGEGPRWFEGLLWFSDMLGEAVHTVDLRGDMTTVPLPGHAPAGLGFRPDGSLLIVSTEKRQILRYDGDVVTTVADLSDLVPANLGDMVVDDTGRAYVGSQAREGGVIVRLDPDDTGTVVATDLDFPNGMAITEDRSTLIVAESTGRRLTAYTIGADGSLTDRRVFAEGLDGPPDGICLDAGGGVWAAMTLAHRFERIVEGGTVTDTIDLGDRVAIACAFGGPERRTLFLLSSTDAYPQRLTGTKLSRLDATVVDTPGAGLP, encoded by the coding sequence ATGATCCTGTCTCCGCTGGCGAAGGGGTTCTGCTTCGGGGAGGGGCCGCGCTGGTTCGAAGGTCTGCTGTGGTTCTCCGACATGCTCGGCGAGGCCGTGCACACGGTGGACCTTCGCGGCGACATGACCACCGTGCCGCTGCCCGGCCACGCTCCCGCGGGCCTGGGTTTCCGGCCCGACGGCTCGCTGCTGATCGTCTCCACCGAGAAGCGCCAGATCCTGCGCTACGACGGCGATGTCGTCACCACCGTCGCGGACCTCTCGGATCTGGTGCCCGCGAACCTGGGCGACATGGTCGTCGACGACACCGGCCGCGCCTACGTGGGCTCGCAGGCCCGCGAGGGCGGGGTGATTGTGCGCCTCGACCCCGACGACACGGGCACCGTTGTCGCCACCGATCTGGACTTCCCCAACGGCATGGCCATCACCGAGGACCGGTCCACGCTGATCGTCGCGGAGTCGACGGGGCGCCGACTGACCGCCTACACCATCGGGGCGGACGGGTCGCTGACCGACCGCAGGGTGTTCGCCGAGGGGCTCGACGGCCCGCCGGACGGAATCTGCCTCGACGCCGGCGGCGGGGTGTGGGCGGCGATGACGCTGGCGCACCGCTTCGAGCGGATCGTCGAGGGCGGCACCGTCACCGACACCATCGATCTCGGCGACCGGGTCGCCATCGCCTGCGCGTTCGGTGGTCCCGAACGGCGCACCCTTTTTCTGCTGTCCAGCACCGATGCGTATCCGCAGCGCCTTACCGGGACCAAGCTGTCACGCCTCGATGCGACCGTCGTCGACACCCCGGGAGCCGGCCTGCCATGA
- a CDS encoding thioesterase family protein, translated as MSDSYYELVDPTDELGERFRATDFVRSTWSPDIQHGAPVSALLVRGLQRCEARDDTRLSRVMIDLLGGVPADGDLWVQTRIERAGKQIELAGAELLAPGRDGRPRAVARASGWRFKTVDTAPVAKNAEPPLPPISAGVNRNMHKDWERNYVHSVDWRWLTEPLNDGPGESWIRPEVDLVKGETMTPLERLFTVADDANGVGTKLDIRRWTFMNTDLVVHIHRIPDGEWIGVRAETRYGPDGVGTTIGTLFDEQGAVAGIQQSVLVRPMPGRVGGS; from the coding sequence ATGAGCGATTCCTACTACGAGCTCGTCGACCCCACCGATGAGCTCGGTGAGCGGTTCCGCGCCACCGATTTCGTGCGCAGCACGTGGTCGCCGGACATCCAGCACGGCGCCCCGGTGTCGGCGCTGCTGGTGCGCGGGCTGCAGCGGTGTGAGGCGCGTGACGACACCCGGTTGAGCCGGGTGATGATCGACCTGCTCGGCGGCGTTCCCGCCGACGGCGATCTGTGGGTGCAGACCCGAATCGAGCGCGCGGGCAAGCAGATCGAACTGGCCGGCGCCGAACTGCTGGCCCCGGGACGAGACGGGCGGCCGCGCGCGGTGGCGCGCGCCAGCGGCTGGCGCTTCAAGACGGTCGACACCGCACCCGTCGCGAAGAATGCCGAGCCGCCCCTGCCGCCGATCAGCGCGGGCGTGAACCGCAACATGCACAAGGACTGGGAACGCAACTACGTACACAGTGTGGACTGGCGGTGGCTGACCGAGCCGCTCAACGACGGTCCCGGCGAGTCGTGGATCCGCCCCGAGGTCGACCTGGTCAAGGGCGAGACGATGACCCCGCTGGAGCGGTTGTTCACCGTCGCCGACGACGCCAACGGCGTCGGCACCAAGCTCGACATCCGCAGGTGGACCTTCATGAACACCGACCTCGTCGTGCACATCCACCGCATTCCCGACGGCGAGTGGATCGGGGTGCGCGCCGAAACCCGCTACGGCCCCGACGGTGTCGGCACCACGATCGGCACGCTGTTCGACGAGCAGGGGGCGGTGGCGGGGATCCAGCAGTCGGTGCTGGTCCGCCCCATGCCGGGCCGGGTGGGCGGGAGCTAG
- a CDS encoding flavin-containing monooxygenase has product MRVGIIGAGPGGLALGVFLRKAGFRDFVIFDREDGVGGTWRINTYPGLACDVKSHLYSFSFDLNPDWSRLWASQPEILAYFERCAQRYGLVPHLKLNTEIASLRWDGRAWQLATGAGERYEFDVVVSAIGLFTRPVMPDLVQEEPFTGVVMHTARWDHSVDLTGKRVAVLGTGSTAAQLVPEVAKMASAVYSVQRSPTWILPKPDRPYSAREKWVFRHIPLATRIYRTRLWLRSESNISVIEHGSDKTKEFRDIALKVLESAVPDEDLRSRLTPDHPLGCKRLVFASDYLQTLTQPHVEVIASPARALRARSLVTEDGTEREVDVVLCATGYAAADYLGQIEVVGEDGVTLREVWRDGAHAYLGMTVPKFPNFFMLYGPNTNVGSNSVLFVLEAQAHYIVRALKHLRRKGTRYVAVKPEALAAYMAKIDKWMTGTVWLTRCSSYFRAPNGRVVTQWPRSARAFWAMTRRFKASDYVFTPPARLDAGAAEAVTEARP; this is encoded by the coding sequence ATGAGGGTCGGCATCATCGGCGCCGGCCCGGGTGGACTGGCGCTGGGAGTCTTCCTGCGCAAGGCCGGGTTTCGAGACTTCGTCATCTTCGACCGGGAGGACGGCGTCGGCGGCACCTGGCGCATCAACACCTATCCCGGGCTGGCGTGCGATGTGAAGTCGCACCTGTACTCGTTCTCGTTCGACCTCAATCCGGACTGGTCGCGGCTGTGGGCGTCGCAGCCGGAGATCCTGGCGTACTTCGAACGCTGCGCGCAGCGCTACGGGCTCGTCCCGCATCTGAAGCTCAACACCGAGATCGCCTCGCTGCGCTGGGACGGTCGCGCCTGGCAGCTGGCGACCGGTGCGGGGGAGCGTTACGAGTTCGACGTGGTGGTCTCGGCGATCGGTTTGTTCACCCGGCCGGTCATGCCCGACCTGGTGCAGGAGGAGCCGTTCACCGGGGTCGTCATGCACACCGCGCGCTGGGACCACTCCGTGGACCTGACCGGTAAGCGGGTTGCCGTGCTGGGCACGGGATCCACTGCGGCGCAGCTGGTTCCGGAGGTGGCGAAGATGGCCTCCGCGGTGTACTCGGTGCAGCGGTCGCCGACCTGGATCCTGCCGAAACCCGACCGCCCCTACAGCGCGCGGGAGAAGTGGGTGTTCCGGCACATCCCGCTGGCCACCAGGATCTACCGCACCCGGCTGTGGCTGCGCAGCGAGTCGAACATCTCGGTGATCGAGCACGGCAGCGACAAGACCAAGGAGTTCCGCGACATCGCGCTCAAGGTACTCGAGTCCGCGGTGCCCGACGAGGATCTGCGCAGCCGGCTCACCCCGGACCACCCGCTGGGCTGCAAGCGGCTGGTGTTCGCCAGCGACTACCTGCAGACCCTGACCCAGCCGCACGTCGAGGTGATCGCCAGCCCGGCGCGCGCCCTGCGGGCCCGCTCGCTGGTCACCGAGGACGGCACCGAACGCGAGGTCGACGTGGTGCTGTGCGCGACGGGCTACGCCGCGGCCGACTACCTCGGCCAGATCGAGGTCGTCGGCGAGGACGGGGTGACGCTGCGCGAGGTGTGGCGCGACGGCGCCCACGCCTACCTCGGCATGACGGTGCCGAAGTTCCCGAACTTCTTCATGCTCTACGGCCCCAACACCAACGTCGGCTCCAACAGCGTGCTGTTCGTGCTGGAGGCACAGGCGCACTACATCGTGCGCGCGCTGAAACACCTGCGGCGCAAGGGAACACGCTACGTCGCCGTCAAACCCGAGGCGCTGGCGGCGTACATGGCCAAGATCGACAAGTGGATGACGGGCACGGTGTGGCTGACCCGCTGCAGCAGCTACTTCCGCGCCCCGAACGGCCGTGTCGTCACACAATGGCCGCGCAGCGCGCGGGCCTTCTGGGCGATGACGCGTCGGTTCAAGGCCTCCGACTACGTGTTCACGCCACCGGCGCGGTTGGACGCCGGTGCGGCCGAGGCGGTGACGGAGGCGCGGCCGTGA
- a CDS encoding DUF2000 family protein: MPTITTKIAIVVREDLAGWQKLNVTAFLASGIAATAPDSIGAPYRDADGTAYTPMFGQPVLVFTADADRMTRTLNRALSRGVTPAIFTPELFATGHDEANRAAVAALARADVDPVGLAVRADRKTVDKIVDGLRLHG, encoded by the coding sequence ATGCCGACCATCACGACGAAGATCGCGATCGTCGTCCGCGAGGATCTGGCGGGCTGGCAGAAGCTCAACGTGACCGCCTTCCTCGCCAGCGGTATCGCCGCCACCGCCCCTGACTCCATCGGTGCGCCGTACCGCGACGCCGACGGCACCGCCTACACCCCGATGTTCGGCCAGCCGGTCCTGGTGTTCACTGCCGACGCCGACCGCATGACCCGCACCCTCAACCGCGCGCTCTCCCGCGGGGTCACCCCGGCGATCTTCACCCCCGAGTTGTTCGCCACCGGCCACGACGAGGCCAACCGCGCGGCCGTCGCCGCACTCGCCCGCGCCGACGTCGACCCGGTCGGGCTGGCTGTGCGCGCCGACCGCAAGACGGTCGACAAGATCGTCGACGGCCTGCGGCTGCACGGCTAG
- a CDS encoding IS481 family transposase, translating into MVHANACLTPKGRLRLARCVVDDGWTYARAADRFQCSPATAKKWADRYRAGGPEAMNDKSSRPHRSPRRTDRRRERRIIKVRFTRRWGPHRIAAYLHLPRSTVEAVLRRYQMPLLRDLDQASGLPVRRTRAHRYEHPAPGDLIHVDIKKLGRIPDGGGHRMLGRTVGNRNNKKQGRGYAYLHHAVDDHSRLAYSEILADERKETAAAFWVRAKAFFNAHGIEVKRVLTDNGSCYRSKLFAQTLGAGIAHKKTRPYRPQTNGKVERFNRTLNQEWAYAQTYCSDEARAATYQSWLHHYNHHRPHTGIKSKTPIDRLRVHNLPVKNS; encoded by the coding sequence ATGGTCCACGCTAATGCCTGTTTGACTCCGAAGGGCCGGTTGCGGCTGGCGCGTTGTGTCGTCGATGACGGATGGACCTACGCCCGGGCCGCAGACCGATTCCAGTGCTCGCCTGCCACAGCCAAGAAGTGGGCCGACCGCTACCGTGCCGGCGGCCCTGAGGCGATGAACGACAAGTCCAGTCGACCGCATCGCAGTCCACGGCGGACCGACCGGCGTCGGGAACGCCGGATCATTAAGGTGCGTTTCACACGCCGCTGGGGTCCGCACCGCATCGCCGCTTACCTGCACCTGCCACGCTCGACGGTGGAGGCGGTGCTGCGCCGCTACCAGATGCCGCTGCTGCGGGATCTGGACCAGGCCAGCGGCCTGCCGGTGCGCCGAACCAGGGCACATCGGTATGAACACCCCGCGCCGGGGGATCTGATCCATGTCGACATCAAAAAACTCGGCCGTATCCCCGACGGGGGTGGGCATCGCATGCTGGGGCGCACGGTCGGTAACCGCAACAACAAAAAGCAGGGCCGCGGTTACGCCTATCTGCACCACGCGGTCGATGACCACTCTCGGCTGGCCTACTCAGAGATCCTCGCCGATGAACGCAAAGAGACCGCGGCAGCGTTTTGGGTCCGCGCCAAAGCGTTCTTCAACGCGCATGGCATCGAGGTCAAAAGGGTGCTCACCGACAACGGATCGTGTTACCGGTCAAAGCTGTTCGCCCAGACCCTGGGAGCTGGCATCGCCCACAAGAAGACCCGCCCCTACCGCCCGCAAACCAACGGCAAGGTCGAGCGATTCAACCGCACCCTCAACCAGGAATGGGCCTACGCCCAGACCTACTGCTCCGATGAAGCCCGCGCAGCGACCTACCAGAGCTGGCTGCATCACTACAATCACCACAGACCCCACACCGGCATCAAGAGCAAGACGCCGATTGACCGCCTACGCGTTCACAACCTACCCGTGAAGAACAGCTAG
- a CDS encoding HpcH/HpaI aldolase family protein — MTSRLQDALAAKDRIWGGWVVGPGIIGPETFAAAGYDYVGFDIQHGYLDDADVALILRRLEHVPIATAVRVPSTDPAPIGRVLDAGADAVIVAMVESAEQAAAAVAATRYAPAGVRSYGPLRADLGADPAAHEARVSVFVMIESAGGLHALDEICAVPGLTGLYVGPADLAISLGHRPAEAWSAPAVRDAITRIQAAAASAGLVAGIHAGTGKTGKAMGEQGFRMLTLGSESQALRRGATEILKEAQ, encoded by the coding sequence GTGACGTCGCGGCTGCAGGACGCGCTCGCCGCCAAGGACAGGATCTGGGGCGGCTGGGTGGTCGGGCCCGGCATCATCGGGCCCGAGACGTTCGCCGCCGCCGGCTACGACTACGTCGGATTCGACATCCAGCACGGCTATCTCGACGACGCCGACGTCGCGCTGATCCTGCGCCGGCTCGAGCACGTGCCGATCGCCACCGCGGTGCGGGTGCCGTCGACCGACCCGGCGCCGATCGGCCGGGTGCTCGACGCGGGCGCCGACGCGGTGATCGTCGCGATGGTCGAGTCCGCCGAGCAGGCCGCCGCCGCGGTGGCCGCCACCCGCTACGCGCCCGCAGGGGTGCGCAGCTACGGTCCGCTGCGCGCGGACCTCGGCGCCGACCCCGCCGCCCACGAGGCGCGGGTCAGCGTGTTCGTGATGATCGAGAGCGCCGGGGGACTGCACGCGCTCGACGAGATCTGCGCGGTTCCCGGGCTCACCGGCCTCTACGTCGGCCCCGCCGACCTGGCCATCTCCCTGGGGCACCGGCCCGCCGAGGCGTGGAGCGCGCCCGCGGTGCGCGACGCGATCACCCGGATACAGGCCGCCGCCGCGTCGGCCGGACTGGTCGCCGGCATCCACGCCGGCACGGGCAAGACCGGGAAAGCCATGGGCGAACAGGGCTTCCGAATGCTCACACTCGGCTCGGAGAGCCAGGCGCTGCGCCGCGGTGCGACAGAGATCCTGAAGGAGGCGCAATGA
- a CDS encoding SRPBCC family protein, translated as MGVVTTSSESTFTHPPEVVYDFVTNPANWPKTYPNSVNIGGLPDRLPLEVGDTWTETGPDGDRIFTWHLAIAMRPRLFMFNSVGRLGHDREGNGGMEGRITVQYHFTEPGEGLTLFTRTMTVEAYRHAPLPDGFFRIVNPAHIDHYHAAIAKELG; from the coding sequence TTGGGCGTCGTCACCACCAGCTCGGAGTCCACGTTCACGCATCCTCCCGAGGTCGTCTACGACTTTGTCACCAATCCGGCGAACTGGCCGAAGACGTATCCGAACAGCGTGAACATCGGCGGGCTGCCCGACCGGCTGCCACTAGAGGTCGGCGACACCTGGACCGAGACCGGTCCCGACGGCGACCGGATCTTCACCTGGCATCTGGCGATCGCGATGCGCCCGCGGCTGTTCATGTTCAACTCGGTGGGCCGGCTCGGCCACGACCGCGAGGGCAACGGCGGGATGGAGGGCCGGATCACCGTGCAGTACCACTTCACCGAACCGGGTGAGGGTCTGACGCTGTTCACCAGGACGATGACCGTCGAGGCCTACCGGCACGCCCCGCTGCCCGACGGGTTCTTCCGCATCGTCAACCCCGCCCACATCGACCACTACCACGCCGCCATCGCCAAGGAACTGGGCTAG
- a CDS encoding alpha/beta hydrolase, whose translation MSIVDRLDPALRGFAEARTDLSPGLLGIVRDSLNQRRLETSMTVNTAGVEIEERTAGAVPVRIYRGGPPGPAVIYCHSGAFVLGNLDTDHRQCVEFARRAACTVISVGYRLAPEHPYPAAVEDVSLVFEWVIDNAAVLGVDAERLAVAGSSAGGALAAGLALREPVVFQLLHQPVLDDRPTPSKDEFTTTPGFDGVAAEAMWRHYLGDADADDVAVPARSHELADAPPTFISCSELDPLRDEALDYAVRLLYAGVPTELHMFAGTCHGFDSLLPDWEVSTQLFELQGAALRRALHS comes from the coding sequence GTGAGCATCGTCGACCGACTGGATCCCGCGCTGCGCGGTTTCGCCGAGGCGCGCACCGACCTGTCGCCGGGACTGCTCGGCATCGTGCGTGACTCGCTCAACCAGCGCCGGCTCGAGACGTCGATGACCGTCAACACCGCTGGGGTGGAGATCGAGGAGCGCACGGCCGGGGCGGTGCCGGTGCGCATCTACCGCGGCGGCCCACCCGGACCCGCGGTGATCTACTGCCACTCCGGCGCTTTCGTACTGGGCAACCTCGACACCGACCACCGCCAGTGTGTCGAGTTCGCCCGGCGTGCGGCCTGCACGGTGATCTCCGTCGGCTACCGGCTGGCGCCCGAGCACCCGTACCCGGCGGCCGTCGAGGACGTGTCGCTGGTCTTCGAGTGGGTCATCGACAACGCCGCCGTGCTCGGCGTCGACGCCGAGCGGCTCGCGGTGGCGGGCAGCAGTGCGGGCGGGGCGCTGGCCGCCGGGCTGGCGCTGCGGGAGCCGGTGGTGTTCCAGCTGCTGCACCAGCCCGTGCTCGACGACCGGCCCACCCCGTCGAAGGACGAGTTCACCACCACACCCGGCTTCGACGGTGTGGCGGCCGAGGCGATGTGGCGGCACTACCTCGGCGACGCGGATGCCGACGACGTCGCCGTGCCTGCCCGCAGTCATGAGTTGGCCGATGCGCCACCGACATTCATCAGCTGCTCGGAGCTCGACCCGTTGCGCGACGAGGCTTTGGACTACGCGGTGCGGCTGCTGTACGCCGGTGTGCCGACCGAACTGCACATGTTCGCGGGCACCTGCCACGGCTTCGACTCGCTGCTGCCCGACTGGGAGGTCAGCACGCAGCTGTTCGAACTGCAGGGCGCCGCGCTGCGCCGGGCCCTGCACTCTTAG
- a CDS encoding Lrp/AsnC family transcriptional regulator produces the protein MDELDSAIVEALQADGRRSNRDLAAALGVAPSTTLERVRSLRARGVLTGVHAHVDLAKLGRPVQAMVTVRLRPQTRQVVQGFRDFVLGLPQTLQVFVTTGTEDLLVHVAVPSTEALRDFVLDSITKRREVAGVRTDVVFDHLEKHVVTPISGS, from the coding sequence ATGGACGAACTTGATTCGGCGATCGTCGAGGCATTGCAGGCGGATGGTCGGCGCAGCAACCGCGACCTCGCGGCGGCACTCGGGGTCGCCCCGTCGACCACCTTGGAGCGGGTGCGGTCGCTACGGGCGCGCGGTGTGCTGACCGGGGTGCACGCGCACGTCGATCTCGCGAAGCTCGGCAGGCCGGTGCAGGCGATGGTGACCGTCCGGTTGCGCCCGCAGACCCGTCAGGTGGTCCAGGGGTTCCGCGACTTCGTGCTCGGTCTGCCGCAGACATTGCAGGTGTTCGTCACCACCGGAACCGAGGATCTGCTCGTGCACGTGGCGGTGCCGTCGACCGAGGCGCTGCGCGACTTCGTGCTCGACTCGATCACCAAACGCCGGGAGGTCGCCGGGGTGCGCACGGACGTGGTGTTCGACCACCTGGAAAAGCATGTCGTGACACCGATTTCGGGTTCCTGA
- a CDS encoding cytochrome P450, whose amino-acid sequence MTSTELQTFSYDPFDPAVMADPLPYYRTLRDQHPVYYIAKWDTYALSRFDDIWRVLEINDGTFVASEGTLPAATVLGTRNDGPVPDPPLHPMPFHANFDAPIYDSVRLCTSGPFRPRSVSGLADRIRTLANERLDELLPRGRFDLTQEYGGIVAASVVCELLGLPVDLAGEVLATVNAGSMAQPGSGVEVANARPGYLSYLTPLIEQARAHPGSNPIADKLIEYRLPDGSAFNDVEAATQLLGIFIGGTETVPKIVAHGLWELGSHPDQLAEVRADLDANVPVAREEMIRFCAPAQWFARTVRKPYTIHDTTIRPGQRIITLLASANRDEREYPDPERFVWNRPIERLLAFGRGQHFCLGVHLARLEIATMVTEWLKRVPDWHIDTAAASRPPSSFQWGWSSVPVEV is encoded by the coding sequence ATGACATCGACTGAACTCCAGACGTTCTCGTACGACCCGTTCGACCCGGCGGTGATGGCCGACCCGCTGCCGTACTACCGGACGCTGCGCGACCAGCACCCGGTGTACTACATCGCGAAGTGGGACACCTACGCGCTGTCGCGGTTCGACGACATCTGGCGGGTGCTCGAGATCAACGACGGCACCTTCGTCGCCTCCGAGGGAACCCTGCCCGCCGCAACGGTTCTCGGCACCCGCAACGACGGGCCCGTGCCCGACCCGCCGCTGCACCCGATGCCGTTCCACGCCAACTTCGACGCCCCGATCTACGACAGCGTCCGGCTGTGCACGTCCGGACCGTTCCGACCGCGGTCGGTGTCGGGACTGGCCGACCGGATCCGCACCCTGGCCAACGAACGGCTCGACGAGCTGCTACCGCGCGGCCGCTTCGACCTCACCCAGGAGTACGGCGGCATCGTCGCCGCGTCGGTGGTGTGCGAACTGCTCGGCCTGCCAGTCGATCTCGCCGGTGAGGTGCTGGCAACGGTGAACGCGGGCAGCATGGCGCAGCCGGGCAGCGGCGTCGAGGTCGCCAACGCCCGGCCCGGTTACCTCTCCTACCTGACGCCGCTGATCGAGCAGGCCCGCGCGCATCCGGGCAGCAACCCGATCGCCGACAAGCTGATCGAGTACCGGCTGCCCGACGGGTCGGCGTTCAACGACGTCGAGGCCGCCACCCAGCTGCTCGGCATCTTCATCGGCGGCACCGAGACCGTGCCGAAGATCGTCGCGCACGGCCTGTGGGAACTGGGCAGCCACCCCGACCAGTTGGCCGAGGTGCGTGCCGATCTCGATGCCAACGTGCCCGTCGCGCGGGAGGAGATGATCCGGTTCTGCGCGCCCGCACAGTGGTTCGCCCGCACGGTCCGCAAGCCGTACACCATCCACGACACCACGATCCGGCCCGGCCAGCGCATCATCACGCTGCTCGCGTCGGCCAACCGTGACGAACGCGAATACCCCGACCCCGAACGGTTCGTGTGGAACCGCCCGATCGAACGGTTGCTGGCCTTCGGCCGGGGACAGCACTTCTGTCTCGGGGTGCACCTGGCGCGCCTGGAGATCGCGACCATGGTGACCGAATGGCTCAAACGGGTGCCCGACTGGCACATCGACACGGCCGCCGCATCCCGGCCCCCGTCGAGTTTCCAGTGGGGCTGGAGCAGCGTCCCGGTGGAGGTCTGA
- a CDS encoding zinc-binding dehydrogenase, translating to MWSYRLIAPYTFERIDIAQPSPETLGDRQVLLRFRAAGVCGSDLPPFRGVRGKIPGDQGRSAAEMPGFPIHEIVGEVVASRHRSIGIGDQVVGWASGFDGLMEYVVADGDGLAAYDPSLSPAHAVALQPLACVLYAAEQLPRLSGLHVAVIGQGSIGLLFSYAAKAFGARRVTGVDPVDRDAVAKEFGVDTVVRATSDRWVSQLEPGDRPDVVIEAVGHQVATLGHAIEAAAPGGTVFYFGVPDDDTYPISMRTMLRNNLTLKSGVTLDRRRMLAAAGEFARQHPDLLPAYVTHTFGVDDAQAAFDLACRPAPDRIKIAIVQ from the coding sequence ATGTGGTCCTACCGACTCATCGCCCCCTACACGTTCGAGCGCATCGACATCGCACAGCCGTCACCGGAGACGCTGGGCGACCGGCAGGTGCTGCTGCGTTTCCGCGCCGCTGGGGTGTGCGGCAGCGACCTGCCGCCGTTTCGCGGTGTGCGCGGCAAGATCCCGGGCGATCAGGGGCGCAGTGCCGCCGAGATGCCCGGCTTCCCGATCCACGAGATCGTCGGCGAGGTGGTTGCCAGCAGGCACCGCAGCATCGGGATCGGCGACCAGGTGGTCGGGTGGGCCTCCGGCTTCGACGGGCTGATGGAGTACGTCGTCGCCGACGGTGACGGGCTGGCCGCCTACGACCCATCACTGTCACCCGCCCACGCGGTGGCGCTGCAGCCGCTGGCCTGCGTGCTCTACGCCGCCGAACAACTGCCCAGACTGTCCGGGCTGCACGTCGCGGTCATCGGCCAGGGCTCCATCGGCCTGCTGTTCTCCTATGCGGCAAAGGCGTTCGGGGCGCGACGGGTCACCGGCGTCGACCCCGTCGACCGCGACGCGGTGGCCAAGGAGTTCGGCGTCGACACCGTCGTGCGCGCCACCAGCGACCGGTGGGTCAGCCAGCTGGAACCCGGCGACCGGCCCGATGTGGTGATCGAGGCGGTCGGCCACCAGGTCGCCACCCTGGGCCATGCCATCGAGGCCGCCGCTCCGGGCGGCACGGTGTTCTACTTCGGCGTCCCCGACGACGACACCTACCCGATCAGCATGCGCACCATGCTGCGCAACAACCTGACGCTGAAGTCCGGGGTGACGCTCGACCGGCGCCGGATGCTGGCGGCAGCAGGCGAGTTCGCGCGTCAGCACCCGGACCTGTTGCCCGCGTACGTGACCCACACGTTCGGCGTCGACGACGCCCAGGCCGCGTTCGACCTGGCCTGTCGGCCTGCGCCGGACCGGATCAAGATAGCGATCGTGCAGTGA